A section of the Terriglobales bacterium genome encodes:
- a CDS encoding EF-Tu/IF-2/RF-3 family GTPase: YIPLPPRETDKPFLMPIEDIFSISGRGTVVTGRIERGKVKVGEEVEIVGFRDTQKTVVTGVEMFKKQLDEGMAGDNAGLLLRGTDKEAVERGMVIAKPGSITPHTKFKAETYVLTKEEGGRHTPFFSGYRPQFYFRTTDVTGVASLPAGTEMVMPGDNVNLEIELITPVAMEKGLRFAIREGGHTVGAGTITEILK; this comes from the coding sequence TACATTCCGCTGCCGCCGCGGGAGACGGACAAGCCCTTCCTGATGCCCATCGAGGACATCTTCTCGATCTCGGGGCGGGGCACGGTGGTGACCGGCCGCATCGAGCGGGGCAAGGTGAAGGTGGGCGAGGAAGTGGAGATCGTGGGCTTCCGCGACACCCAGAAGACGGTGGTCACGGGCGTGGAGATGTTCAAGAAGCAGTTGGACGAGGGCATGGCGGGGGACAACGCCGGGCTCTTGCTGCGGGGCACGGACAAGGAGGCGGTGGAGCGCGGCATGGTGATCGCCAAGCCGGGCTCGATCACGCCGCACACCAAGTTCAAGGCGGAGACCTACGTGCTGACCAAGGAAGAGGGGGGGCGGCACACGCCCTTCTTCTCCGGCTACCGGCCGCAGTTCTACTTCCGGACGACGGACGTGACCGGGGTGGCGTCGCTGCCGGCGGGCACGGAGATGGTAATGCCGGGAGACAACGTCAATCTGGAGATCGAGCTGATCACGCCGGTGGCCATGGAGAAGGGGTTGCGGTTCGCCATCCGCGAGGGCGGCCACACCGTCGGCGCCGGCACCATCACCGAGATCCTGAAATAG
- the rpsJ gene encoding 30S ribosomal protein S10 produces the protein MGKERIRIRLKAYDYRVLDQSTGEIVETAKRTGATIAGPIPLPTVKNKYCVLRSPHVDKKSREQFEIRTHKRLLDILEPTQQTVDALMKLDLPAGVDVEIKAFGKEHK, from the coding sequence ATCGGAAAAGAGAGAATCCGGATTCGCTTGAAGGCGTACGACTATCGCGTGCTCGACCAGTCCACCGGCGAGATCGTGGAGACGGCGAAGCGCACGGGTGCGACCATCGCCGGGCCCATCCCCCTGCCCACGGTCAAGAACAAGTACTGTGTGCTGCGCTCGCCCCACGTGGACAAGAAGTCGCGCGAGCAGTTCGAGATCCGCACCCACAAGCGCTTGCTCGACATCCTCGAGCCCACGCAGCAGACCGTCGACGCCCTCATGAAGCTCGACCTTCCCGCCGGCGTGGACGTGGAGATCAAGGCGTTCGGGAAGGAACACAAGTGA
- the rplC gene encoding 50S ribosomal protein L3, which produces MVNGILGKKVGMTQLFDDKGDVRPVTVLQAGPCVITQRKTAAKDGYEAAQIGLIEFIKESRLTQPQRGHLAKHNLPPVRFLREVPVESGDGASADKVGDKVLVGIFEGEKFVDVIGTSKGRGFAGVVKRHHFAGGPKSHGSMFQITGSIGSSAFPSRVFKGMRMSGHMGVDRVTVRNLRIVGVDKEENLLVVEGAVPGPKGGYVVIHKAGKPPRERRGFAGAATVDPLKAAKRAAAKK; this is translated from the coding sequence ATGGTCAACGGAATCCTGGGCAAGAAAGTCGGCATGACGCAGCTCTTCGACGACAAGGGCGACGTGCGCCCGGTCACCGTGCTGCAGGCCGGTCCCTGCGTCATCACGCAGCGCAAGACCGCGGCCAAGGACGGCTACGAGGCCGCCCAGATCGGGCTCATCGAGTTCATCAAAGAGTCCCGCCTCACCCAGCCGCAGCGCGGCCACCTGGCCAAGCACAACCTGCCTCCGGTGCGCTTCTTGCGCGAGGTGCCGGTGGAGAGCGGCGACGGCGCTTCCGCCGACAAGGTCGGGGACAAGGTGCTGGTCGGCATCTTCGAGGGCGAGAAGTTCGTGGACGTGATCGGCACCAGCAAGGGACGCGGCTTCGCCGGCGTGGTCAAGCGCCATCACTTTGCCGGCGGCCCCAAGTCCCACGGCTCCATGTTCCAGATCACCGGCTCCATCGGCTCCTCCGCTTTCCCCTCGCGCGTCTTCAAGGGGATGCGCATGTCGGGGCACATGGGCGTGGACCGGGTCACCGTGCGCAACCTGCGCATCGTGGGCGTGGACAAGGAAGAGAACCTGCTGGTGGTGGAAGGCGCGGTGCCCGGACCCAAGGGCGGGTACGTGGTCATCCACAAGGCCGGCAAGCCGCCGCGCGAGCGCCGCGGCTTCGCGGGCGCGGCCACCGTCGATCCCTTGAAGGCGGCCAAGCGCGCAGCAGCGAAGAAATAG
- the rplD gene encoding 50S ribosomal protein L4, with amino-acid sequence MAKIDVVDLSGKKVGSLDLADEVFGAVNEGLLWEAVRHYQAARRAGTHATKNRKLVSGAGKKLWRQKGTGRARVGSIRSPLWRHGGTVHGPQPRSYDFAFPRKKLLGALRSALAAKLADGKLIVVQSFELKEAKTKEMRKALDALHVDKTALLVEAGKENRNLELSARNLEGVELVRGNQVHPYHLLRYDRAIFAKPALEKLQDSLKATAGRRRAEVAR; translated from the coding sequence ATGGCGAAAATTGACGTTGTCGATCTGAGCGGCAAGAAGGTCGGAAGCCTCGACCTCGCCGACGAAGTCTTCGGAGCGGTCAATGAAGGCCTGCTCTGGGAAGCGGTGCGCCACTACCAGGCCGCCCGCCGCGCCGGCACCCACGCCACCAAGAACCGCAAGCTGGTCTCGGGCGCGGGCAAGAAGCTGTGGCGGCAGAAGGGGACGGGGCGGGCCCGCGTGGGCTCCATTCGTTCGCCGCTGTGGCGCCACGGCGGCACCGTGCATGGGCCGCAGCCGCGCTCCTATGACTTCGCCTTCCCGCGCAAGAAGCTGCTGGGCGCGCTGCGCTCCGCCCTGGCCGCCAAGCTGGCCGACGGCAAGCTCATCGTGGTGCAGAGCTTCGAGCTCAAGGAAGCCAAGACCAAGGAGATGCGCAAGGCCCTCGACGCCCTGCACGTCGACAAGACCGCACTGCTGGTCGAGGCCGGCAAGGAGAACCGCAACCTCGAGCTCAGTGCGCGCAACCTGGAGGGCGTGGAGCTGGTGCGCGGCAACCAGGTGCATCCCTATCACCTGCTGCGCTACGACCGCGCCATCTTCGCCAAGCCCGCGCTGGAGAAGCTGCAGGATTCGCTGAAGGCGACGGCGGGCCGCCGCCGCGCGGAGGTGGCGCGATGA